The following are encoded in a window of Penicillium oxalicum strain HP7-1 chromosome II, whole genome shotgun sequence genomic DNA:
- a CDS encoding Protein pns1 yields the protein MSGQAASYYDGGQNFADSGQAAGYEKRNANYPTAYNPQQNGAYQPPANYGGPVTYGQPGPGMNPQQPPYPDNPPPYTTFDEAFKIQKPKYNDIWAGLLLIAVFLGYVAVSGLTIHKYASYKGFNGGGIYGAQNDFSLNTNTLVLFIFVLCVALVFSWAYFMGARYFTKTFIWATGILNIVFAFATGIYYIVRKQYGGGIVFLVFGVFAVICFISWIPRIPFTAFMLQTTMDVARKHGHVFLVSALGGIATVAFSAWFSVTLVSIYVAYEPDSTGTNPACASGGCSTAKVIGLTVYVTFAMYWLSEWLKNTVHTTIAGIYGAWYFWSKSAGGMPKGSTRGAFRRATTYSFGSISFGSLIIAIINMLRQACSIAQRQEAAQGNIVGSIFVWILGCFISLLDWLVTLFNRYAFCHIALYGKAYIPAAKDTWKMMQDRGIDALVQDCLIGPVLTMGSVFVAYVCALLAYLYLQFTKPAYNSDGDFTAVIMAFSFVIGLQICQVFLTPIGSGVETIFVAMGWDPQVMINDHPEIYYKLVQLYPKVQQAIHA from the exons ATGAGTGGGCAAGCTGCAAGTTACTACGACGGTGGTCAGAATTTTGCAGATTCAGGCCAAGCTGCTGGAtacgagaaaagaaatgcGAATTATCCGACGGCCTACAATCCGCAACAGAATGGCGCCTACCAACCGCCGGCCAACTACGGAGGGCCAGTGACTTACGGGCAACCTGGTCCTGGAATGAACCCTCAGCAGCCACCGTATCCGGACAATCCACCCCCGTACACTACCTTTGATGAAGCTTTCAAGATTCAGAAACCAAAGTACAATGACATTTGGGCAGGTCTCTTG CTTATTGCGGTTTTTCTGGGCTACGTCGCTGTGTCTGGATTGACCATCCATAAATACGCATCCTACAAAGGCTTCAATGGAGGTGGCATATACGGTGCTCAAAATGATTTCTCGCTCAATACCAACACTCTTGTCTTGTTCATCTTTGTGCTCTGTGTTGCACTCGTCTTCTCCTGGGCGTACTTCATGGGCGCCCGTTACTTTACAAAGACGTTCATCTGGGCGACCGGAATATTGAATATTGTGTTTGCCTTTGCCACGGGAATCTACTACATTGTGCGGAAGCAATATGGCGGAGGAATCGttttcctcgtcttcggggTCTTTGCGGTCATTTGCTTCATCAGTTGGATACCCCGAATCCCATTCACGGCCTTTATGCTGCAGACAACGATGGATGTTGCACGAAAGCATGGCCACGTCTTTCTTGTCAGCGCCCTCGGTGGAATTGCGACAGTGGCTTTCTCCGCCTGGTTCTCGGTGACTCTGGTCTCCATCTACGTTGCCTACGAGCCTGACTCCACCGGCACCAATCCTGCTTGTGCCAGTGGTGGCTGCAGCACCGCCAAAGTCATCGGATTGACCGTGTATGTGACATTTGCCATGTATTGGTTGAGCGAGTGGCTGAAGAACACGGTCCACACCACCATCGCCGGCATCTACGGTGCCTGGTACTTCTGGAGCAAATCCGCCGGAGGGATGCCCAAGGGTTCTACTCGAGGCGCGTTCCGTCGGGCAACAACCTACTCATTTGGCAGTATCAGTTTCGGAAGCTTGATCATtgccatcatcaacatgcttCGTCAGGCCTGCTCGATCGCACAGCGCCAGGAAGCCGCCCAGGGGAACATTGTTGGAAGCATCTTTGTCTGGATCCTGGGGTGcttcatctctctcctcgACTGGCTCGTTACCTTGTTCAACCGCTACGCATTCTGTCACATTGCGCTCTACGGCAAAGCGTACATTCCAGCGGCCAAGGATacgtggaagatgatgcAGGACCGAGGAATCGACGCCCTGGTCCAAGACTGTCTGATCGGTCCCGTGCTGACCATGGGCTCCGTCTTCGTGGCGTATGTCTGTGCATTGTTGGCCTACCTGTACCTGCAATTCACCAAGCCTGCGTACAATTCTGATGGTGACTTTACCGCGGTGATCATGGCTTTCTCGTTTGTGATCGGCCTACAGATTTGTCAAGTCTTCTTGACTCCGATTGGGAGTGGCGTTGAGACGATCTTCGTTGCTATGGGCTGGGATCCGCAAGTCATGATCAATGATCACCCGGAAATTTATTACAAGTTGGTGCAGCTGTACCCGAAGGTGCAGCAAGCCATCCACGCTTGA